The proteins below come from a single Archangium lipolyticum genomic window:
- the dctP gene encoding TRAP transporter substrate-binding protein DctP, giving the protein MMLRRVAIKLLGALTLLSGVGFAGEADAAEVIKIGTLAPKSSPWGQVFSVWEKAVKEKSGGRVELQFFYNGQQGDEGAMVGKMKAGQLDGAAVTAVGLGKIHKPILALQMPGLFTTWAKLDDARNKMKPEFEKGLNNAGFSLIGWGDVGAVHLMSKGFAVRAPNDIKGKKPYMWREDALQPTLFGVIGGVTPVPLNVPEVLPNLNTGAINIVNAPALAAEQLQWASKLDHIVDDTSAMAIGAIVISSKRLDALPADLRAIVIETGKIAASALTQRIRGEDAAAYGRMKTRMTVITLTADERAKWDSVFKQTRQRLAQGTFSPELVAKLEGLAK; this is encoded by the coding sequence ATGATGTTGCGCAGAGTGGCAATAAAGCTCCTGGGTGCTCTAACGCTCCTCTCCGGAGTGGGCTTCGCAGGCGAGGCGGACGCAGCGGAGGTCATCAAGATTGGAACGCTGGCCCCGAAGTCGAGCCCCTGGGGCCAGGTCTTCTCGGTATGGGAGAAGGCCGTGAAAGAGAAGAGCGGAGGCAGGGTCGAGCTTCAGTTCTTCTACAACGGTCAGCAGGGGGACGAGGGGGCGATGGTCGGCAAGATGAAGGCCGGCCAGCTCGACGGGGCGGCGGTGACGGCCGTTGGCCTCGGCAAGATTCACAAGCCCATCCTTGCGCTCCAGATGCCCGGCCTGTTCACGACCTGGGCGAAGCTCGACGACGCACGCAACAAGATGAAGCCCGAGTTCGAGAAGGGCCTCAATAACGCCGGCTTCAGCCTCATCGGTTGGGGCGACGTCGGCGCGGTCCACCTCATGTCGAAGGGCTTCGCGGTCCGCGCTCCCAACGATATCAAGGGCAAGAAGCCCTATATGTGGCGCGAAGACGCCCTCCAGCCGACCCTGTTCGGGGTGATCGGCGGTGTCACGCCGGTGCCGCTGAACGTGCCCGAGGTACTCCCGAACCTCAACACGGGTGCGATCAACATCGTGAACGCCCCCGCGCTCGCGGCCGAGCAGCTCCAGTGGGCATCAAAGCTCGACCATATCGTCGACGACACGAGCGCCATGGCCATTGGTGCGATCGTCATCTCGTCGAAGCGCCTCGACGCGCTCCCGGCGGATCTCCGCGCGATCGTCATCGAAACGGGGAAGATCGCCGCGAGCGCGCTCACGCAGAGAATTCGCGGCGAGGATGCCGCCGCCTACGGGCGTATGAAGACGCGCATGACCGTGATTACCCTCACGGCCGATGAGAGGGCGAAGTGGGACAGCGTGTTCAAGCAGACGCGCCAGCGCCTCGCGCAGGGCACGTTCTCGCCGGAGCTCGTCGCGAAGCTCGAAGGCCTCGCGAAGTAG
- a CDS encoding LysR family transcriptional regulator — MPERKKQSPVLLEGLMPLVVFVRAVDDKGFSAAARRLGLTPSAVSKQVAQLEERLGSRLLQRTTHHLSLTEAGSIFYEHCQRVLGELEDARLAMAALDERPKGTLRISAPTVLGEVHVGAAAAAFQDFFPEVQVELEASDRVVDLVEEGFDAAVRIAGTLKDSGLVVRRLAAEERVLCASPFYLQRAGRPRAPEDLAQHECLLFKPGRVVREWQFQGPEGTRSVKVQGRFVANNNLVLRQAALLGRGIANLPRYLVLEELRSGALVSLLTEHPVTDRHIYLVYPHRRLTPPKVRAFADFIARYFQRILGQSDTRP; from the coding sequence GTGCCTGAACGGAAAAAGCAGAGCCCGGTGCTTCTCGAGGGGCTGATGCCCCTGGTGGTGTTCGTGCGAGCCGTCGACGACAAGGGCTTTTCGGCGGCGGCGAGACGGTTGGGGCTGACGCCCTCCGCGGTGAGCAAGCAGGTGGCCCAGTTGGAGGAGCGGCTCGGGAGCCGGTTGCTCCAGAGGACGACCCATCATCTGAGCCTCACGGAGGCGGGCAGCATCTTCTACGAGCACTGCCAGCGGGTGCTCGGGGAACTGGAAGACGCCAGGCTCGCGATGGCGGCCCTGGATGAGCGCCCGAAGGGAACCCTGCGCATCTCGGCGCCCACGGTGCTCGGCGAGGTCCACGTCGGAGCCGCGGCGGCGGCGTTCCAGGATTTCTTCCCCGAGGTGCAGGTGGAGCTCGAGGCGAGCGATCGGGTGGTGGACCTCGTGGAGGAGGGCTTCGATGCCGCGGTGCGAATCGCCGGCACCTTGAAGGACAGTGGGTTGGTGGTCCGGCGCCTGGCGGCCGAGGAGCGCGTCCTGTGCGCGAGTCCCTTCTACCTCCAACGTGCCGGCAGGCCTCGCGCGCCAGAGGACCTGGCCCAGCACGAATGCCTCCTCTTCAAGCCCGGCCGGGTGGTGCGGGAGTGGCAGTTCCAGGGACCGGAGGGCACCCGGAGCGTGAAGGTCCAGGGACGTTTCGTTGCCAACAACAATCTCGTCCTGAGACAGGCGGCCCTCCTGGGTCGCGGCATCGCCAACCTGCCGCGCTACCTGGTGCTGGAGGAGCTGCGCTCGGGTGCCCTGGTGTCACTGCTCACAGAGCATCCGGTGACCGACCGCCACATCTACCTCGTCTATCCCCACCGGCGGCTCACGCCTCCCAAGGTGCGAGCCTTCGCCGACTTCATTGCCCGCTACTTCCAACGCATCCTGGGGCAGTCCGATACGCGGCCTTGA
- a CDS encoding DoxX family protein, translated as MRTSSPSDVPSLFFRGITHEMAGYFLLRLALGLNILVHGLVRIGNPTAFADTLVQLFANTWLPSPLVRLFALLLPFIETLLGALITLGLLTRTALFAGGLVMVSLIFGTALRSDWETLGLQMIYATLYSLLLATASFNGLSLDAWRLKARSHPAPAPG; from the coding sequence ATGCGAACTTCATCCCCGTCCGATGTCCCCTCGCTCTTCTTCCGCGGCATCACCCACGAGATGGCGGGTTACTTCCTGCTGCGTCTCGCCCTCGGCCTGAACATCCTCGTCCATGGCCTGGTCCGGATAGGCAACCCCACGGCCTTCGCCGACACCCTCGTGCAGCTCTTCGCCAATACCTGGCTCCCCTCCCCCCTGGTGCGCCTCTTCGCGCTGCTGCTGCCCTTCATCGAGACGCTCCTCGGCGCGCTGATCACCCTCGGGCTGCTGACGCGCACCGCGCTGTTCGCGGGTGGCCTCGTCATGGTGTCACTCATCTTCGGCACCGCCCTGCGGAGCGACTGGGAGACGCTCGGGCTGCAGATGATCTACGCGACCCTCTATTCCCTGCTCCTGGCCACCGCCAGCTTCAATGGCCTCTCTCTCGATGCGTGGCGGCTCAAGGCCCGGAGCCACCCGGCGCCAGCGCCGGGGTAG
- a CDS encoding CocE/NonD family hydrolase, with product MSWLRAIAVSAVLSLCIVATPASASSSLRIVDIATRDGVTLKSAVYTPDAPGRYPAIIFITSWALPNLEYFVQAQKFADAGYVVVSYTPRGFYASGGGIDTAGPKDIGDLTEVINWTLVNTPAEPTRIGAAGISYGAGMALIGSAFDSRIRAVAALSGWTDLPYSLFANQTRHLQSAGLLWLSAELTGRPSAELRQALSDFFANQNVPDVIAYAQVRSAATYLDRINANRPAILMANAYGDSFFGPNQLTDFFTRLSGPKRLELRPGDHAIAELTGILGLPNDAWTSTRRWFDQYLRGMNTGIASENPVQLQLRGQGSYESYPSWSAVSTGTARYNLSDVHWWSHEGDLAAGSQAGWSATIIAGDTIANGGLALLTNGVEAITGEPPTAWIPAVDRSNAAVWQSDWLTSPQRVRGAAHLRLNVTPGNSGQTTVIAYLYDTDWGGTGSLVTHVAVTLRDAVAGHPYAVDVDFPATVYDIPSGHRLSLVIDTVDPLYADKAPSFSTVKLSSSTSSPSYVSLPLK from the coding sequence ATGTCCTGGCTGCGTGCAATCGCCGTATCCGCGGTTCTATCGCTGTGCATTGTCGCCACTCCCGCGTCCGCGTCCTCGTCTCTGCGTATCGTCGACATCGCCACGCGTGATGGAGTGACTCTCAAGAGCGCCGTCTATACGCCGGATGCGCCGGGGCGATACCCGGCCATCATCTTCATCACCAGCTGGGCGCTGCCCAACCTGGAGTACTTCGTGCAGGCGCAGAAGTTCGCCGATGCCGGGTACGTGGTGGTGTCGTACACCCCGCGAGGCTTCTACGCGTCGGGGGGCGGCATCGACACCGCGGGGCCCAAGGACATCGGTGACCTGACCGAAGTCATCAACTGGACGCTCGTCAACACGCCCGCGGAGCCGACGCGCATCGGTGCGGCGGGCATCTCCTATGGCGCGGGGATGGCGCTGATTGGCTCGGCCTTCGATTCGCGCATCCGCGCCGTGGCCGCGTTGAGCGGCTGGACGGATCTGCCGTACTCGTTGTTCGCCAACCAGACGCGCCATCTGCAGAGCGCCGGGCTGTTGTGGCTCTCGGCGGAACTGACCGGGCGGCCTTCGGCGGAACTGCGGCAAGCCCTCTCGGACTTCTTCGCCAACCAGAACGTGCCCGACGTCATCGCCTACGCCCAGGTGCGCAGCGCCGCGACGTACCTGGATCGTATCAACGCGAACCGTCCCGCCATCCTCATGGCCAACGCGTACGGCGACAGCTTCTTCGGGCCGAATCAGCTCACCGACTTCTTCACCCGGCTGTCGGGTCCGAAGCGGCTGGAGCTCCGCCCGGGTGACCACGCCATCGCCGAGCTGACCGGCATCCTCGGCCTGCCCAATGACGCCTGGACGAGCACGCGGCGCTGGTTCGACCAGTACCTGCGTGGAATGAACACGGGCATCGCCTCGGAGAACCCGGTTCAGCTCCAGCTCCGGGGCCAGGGCTCTTATGAGTCGTACCCGTCATGGAGCGCTGTCTCGACGGGCACCGCGCGCTACAACCTGAGCGATGTGCACTGGTGGAGCCACGAGGGTGACCTCGCGGCGGGCTCGCAGGCGGGCTGGAGCGCGACGATCATCGCGGGCGACACCATCGCCAACGGAGGCCTGGCTCTGCTGACGAACGGCGTGGAGGCCATCACGGGTGAACCCCCCACGGCGTGGATTCCGGCGGTGGACCGGTCCAACGCGGCCGTCTGGCAGTCGGACTGGCTGACGAGTCCGCAACGCGTGCGCGGGGCCGCGCACCTGCGCCTGAACGTCACTCCGGGCAACTCCGGGCAGACGACGGTCATCGCGTACCTCTATGACACGGACTGGGGAGGGACGGGGAGCCTCGTCACGCACGTCGCGGTCACGCTCCGAGATGCCGTCGCCGGCCACCCCTATGCCGTGGACGTGGACTTCCCGGCGACCGTCTATGACATTCCAAGCGGCCATCGCCTCTCGCTCGTCATCGATACCGTCGATCCGCTCTACGCGGACAAGGCGCCGAGCTTCTCCACGGTGAAGCTCTCCTCGTCGACGAGCAGCCCGTCCTATGTGTCTCTGCCGTTGAAGTGA
- a CDS encoding LysR family transcriptional regulator, translating to METLVTLESFIRSAQSSSFSSAARTLGLTPAAVSQNVARLETNLGVRLFQRSTRGLTLTESGERLLREASSGLDVLQTAVANVAMTAGQPAGTLKVSMSPVFGQNFVVPLLGDFLTRYPGVVPDWHFDNRPVDIIKEGFDAAIGGGFDLPTGLAARELARAHIIAVAAPSYVAKIKPPRKPADLKDFDGILMRSPQTGRIRSWPLRNRAGEQVGVEMRPRMLLNDPEACTHCAVMGLGITFTAMQNALPHLQAGRLVRLLPDWHADIGPISLYYAGHKQLPAKTRVFVDFIVDSFKRQGLARLLSAC from the coding sequence ATGGAGACGCTCGTCACCCTGGAATCGTTCATCCGCAGCGCCCAATCCTCCAGCTTTTCCTCCGCCGCTCGCACGCTGGGGCTGACGCCCGCGGCCGTCAGTCAGAACGTCGCCCGGCTGGAGACGAACCTGGGCGTGCGCCTGTTCCAGCGCAGCACGCGAGGGCTGACCCTGACGGAGTCGGGGGAGCGCCTGCTGCGCGAGGCCAGCAGCGGGCTGGATGTGCTCCAGACGGCCGTCGCCAACGTGGCGATGACGGCGGGACAGCCCGCGGGGACGCTGAAGGTGAGCATGTCTCCCGTCTTCGGACAGAACTTCGTGGTGCCCCTGCTGGGGGACTTCCTCACGCGCTATCCCGGTGTCGTCCCGGACTGGCACTTCGACAACCGGCCGGTGGACATCATCAAAGAGGGCTTCGACGCGGCGATTGGTGGCGGCTTCGATCTGCCCACGGGGCTGGCCGCGCGGGAGCTGGCCCGGGCGCACATCATCGCGGTGGCCGCGCCCTCCTATGTGGCGAAGATCAAGCCGCCCCGGAAGCCCGCGGACCTCAAGGACTTCGACGGCATCCTGATGCGCTCACCGCAGACCGGACGCATCCGCTCCTGGCCGTTGCGCAACCGCGCGGGCGAGCAGGTCGGCGTCGAGATGCGCCCGCGCATGCTCCTCAATGACCCGGAGGCGTGCACCCACTGCGCGGTGATGGGGCTGGGCATCACCTTCACCGCGATGCAGAACGCGCTGCCGCACCTGCAGGCGGGACGGCTGGTGCGGCTGCTGCCGGACTGGCACGCCGACATCGGGCCGATTTCGCTCTACTACGCGGGGCACAAGCAGCTGCCGGCGAAGACGCGCGTGTTCGTGGACTTCATCGTCGACTCGTTCAAACGCCAGGGCCTGGCCCGGCTGCTCTCCGCGTGCTGA
- a CDS encoding ubiquinone biosynthesis protein COQ4 produces MSDSQTLFLPDNASLFTRLRVASQCLKELRNDATNPTYGQTFNLSLNVNVYASLAQQLQRSEEGRRMLSKRPSLTARELDLAAFERMPEGTLGHEFARYYRDNKISPFETTLELKNDIDFLSKRYRETHDLLHVLTGYGTDVVGEMELQAYVLGNLGLRTTALVLLNGTIGQLKAPQSGVGRSEYLRRLWAAFRRGSASPRFLDFWFEEHWETPVATLRARLCAPAQA; encoded by the coding sequence ATGAGCGATTCCCAGACCCTCTTCCTCCCCGACAACGCCTCCCTGTTCACCCGCCTGCGCGTGGCGAGCCAGTGTCTGAAGGAGCTCAGGAACGACGCAACGAATCCCACCTACGGCCAGACGTTCAACCTGAGCCTGAACGTCAACGTCTACGCCTCGCTCGCCCAGCAGCTCCAGCGCAGCGAGGAGGGGCGCCGCATGCTGTCCAAACGCCCTTCCCTGACGGCCAGGGAACTGGATCTGGCCGCGTTCGAGCGCATGCCCGAGGGAACGCTCGGCCATGAGTTCGCGCGCTACTACCGCGACAACAAGATCTCTCCCTTCGAGACGACGCTCGAGCTCAAGAACGACATCGACTTCCTCTCCAAGCGCTACCGCGAGACACATGACCTGTTGCACGTGCTGACGGGCTACGGCACGGACGTGGTGGGCGAGATGGAGCTACAGGCGTACGTTCTGGGCAACCTGGGGCTCCGTACCACGGCGCTCGTCCTGCTGAATGGCACGATCGGACAACTCAAGGCTCCGCAGTCCGGCGTCGGGCGGTCCGAGTACCTGCGGCGGTTGTGGGCCGCGTTCCGCCGGGGCAGCGCGTCCCCGCGGTTCCTCGACTTCTGGTTCGAGGAGCACTGGGAGACCCCCGTGGCCACGCTGCGCGCGCGGCTGTGCGCCCCCGCCCAGGCGTAG
- a CDS encoding MarR family winged helix-turn-helix transcriptional regulator, with the protein MTRSVPPIEHAERALQLMSRLHRWAATSVQASQLRGELSLRQLTMLYAIRQGIFSPRLLARRLLVTPAVITGLLDRLERQGYVRREADPDDRRRLRMVLTEAGLAVSQQVQQALTGDLAAQLASASPAELKELGRALDLVERALGALEQRTPPPSEEGLEDEEVRPARRRRAPPANSGQKK; encoded by the coding sequence ATGACCCGGAGCGTCCCCCCCATCGAGCACGCGGAGCGCGCGCTGCAGCTGATGTCCCGGCTCCACCGCTGGGCCGCCACGAGCGTGCAGGCGAGCCAGCTCCGCGGGGAGTTGAGTCTGCGCCAGCTCACCATGCTCTACGCCATCCGTCAGGGAATCTTCTCTCCCAGGCTCCTGGCGCGGCGGCTGCTGGTCACGCCGGCCGTCATCACCGGACTGCTCGACCGCCTGGAGCGGCAGGGCTACGTGCGACGCGAGGCCGACCCCGACGACCGGCGGCGGCTCCGCATGGTGTTGACGGAGGCCGGATTGGCGGTGAGCCAGCAGGTCCAGCAAGCGCTGACCGGTGACCTGGCCGCCCAGCTCGCGAGCGCCTCCCCGGCGGAGCTGAAGGAGCTGGGCCGCGCGCTGGACCTCGTGGAGCGTGCGCTCGGCGCGCTGGAGCAACGCACGCCCCCGCCCTCCGAGGAGGGGCTGGAGGACGAGGAGGTGCGCCCCGCCCGGCGAAGACGCGCGCCGCCCGCGAACAGCGGCCAGAAGAAGTGA